aaaaatattcacCATTAGAACGTTTTATCAGACTACAAACCGGGTAAAGATAAAATGATCTGCTCGTCGGTTTTCTCCAGGTAAACTAGCACAGCGATTGTAAATCGTTTTTTAGTCTAGCGGATTGTTTACGAGGGCCCGAAGGTGTTGGTTCCAGCAAAAAGCATTGCTGTTGTTCGTTTCTCGGCTAATTGGATTGCTAAACGCCAGAAAAATCCGCGGGAGCAAGAAAAGCCGAGTGAAAGACGCCAGGCTGGTTTATTAGAAGGCGTCTTCCGTCTTTGACATTTTCCACGCGATAATAACTCGGCGTCGAGTATGGCGTGCTCTGCTAGCTCGGCTCGTGAGCGTGgatttttctctctttccccgTCTATCTTTCTTGCTCTCGcccactctctccctctctctttctcgaaccgtttgattaCTTTCTAGTTCAAGGGATCATCGAGATATCTCGCGGGGGTCGATCTCCGCCGCTTCGGAAAAAATCGCCGCCGAGCACGTTCCCTCCGTCGCTCGCGATTTATTGCTGGACGATGGAAACTTCTTTCCGCTTCTCTTTTTCAAATATTCCAAAAATTCCGACTGGACCGTATACAGAGTTCCAAAATTATTTGGACGATAAAGTTCGAATAACTTCGTAAAAAATAGTCGCACGCTAATgaatttggactcattttaaagcttgaggaTTCCACTTTCCTCTAAAATTCGTTCGCACGACGCAGCAAGTGGAACAGTGAAGGTACGTTTTTAGAAAACGAATTTGCAATGCTCGCACAGCCGTTCGAACGCGCAGCATGTGTCCCTGATCCAGTTACGATCGCGACTGGTTCGAATCTCCCGCGCCAACTGAAACGTTAAGTTATTCGAGCTCGAGCGATTATTTATAGATCGAAGAAACTCGCTAATCGCAATTAATGGCGCACTCAAAGCGCAGGCCTTGCGCTTTCACTCGCGTTACGCGCGCGCTTTACATTGCACAGCAGGATGACCCAGGCTGAGAGAGACACTTCTTCGGCGACGCGATCGGAAGATTCGCGATCAAAGAAATGTCCGCGAAATGTCCACGTGACCGGGCGGCTTGTGCAACATCCTGCAAAACGACTCGAATTATGTAAAGGACTCGTAGCGATAGAGACACTTGTTTGAGAATGATGTTTCTGACGGGACTAGAAAGTGGGACAAATGTGCGTCGCTGTGGACATActggaatttttattaatgatcaCTTTGGGATTTAAAACAGCCCGGATAcagaatttcattattttacgTCGTGCTGAAGAATATCCTTGCGAGGTTCTCGAGAGATGCTAGTTAGATTCGGACGGCACTTGGAACAAAAATAAACGTCCCGTTTAGATATCATTAACCTGTATTAAGGTAATTGTGTTGCaattatattaatgaaaaaatcACGATTTTATTTGGCTACCGTAGAGTTAACATTTAGGCGAGTCATTGGCTGATTTAAATCGATTAGACCTGACTCAACCTAATGTCTAGCAACGCAACAGTCTCTGGAATCGGTACTTTTACTTCTGATTTGATCTCCATAGCTGCGAACGCGATACAGCTTCGCTATAATTACCACCAGATGACCATGAACAATAACAGGTTCTCGTGGGTGTAAAATTTACACAATCGTCCCACGTATGCAGAACTCTCTCGGTCTCCAACCCGAGCCGAAGTTGAAGACAGTTTCGTTACGTAAGATAGTAAGATCAGTGTAAAAAGAACATATTGATACTCTCCAGGGAGAGATAAaaaggtaattatacagaagttGATCTTCATCACTGATTTTGATCACTTTGAAGTATGTTGCCAAGGTCATAATTCTGAGCAGCTTTAGTGGACATCACTCACTGCGACGAATTCTCTCAAAAAACGTAATGATGGAGATTAGAATGGCGGAATTCGCTGTAGAGGACCCAGCAGTTTGGACAGATATgtacatttcaaggtcatgaaAACCATTGATGAGGAGCCAGcttctacatacatatattaccGTGAAAAGCTCGACATTGACATAAAATGATTCCTGAGACACTGCGATTAAAAATACCACTTCACGGAAGATAAAAGATAAGataacaattttcataaagatgGTTACCTTCAAGTGGGATATCCAGAACCTCTCGACACTTTCCAGCATCCCTCTTCAGTCCCTCCTGACAATCACGATCAGGAGGGTTAAACAAGTAGGATGGAACTTTCATTTCTGACGCCGAAGACACTATCCGAAATATGAAAATAGTGATTGAAAATACCACCTCgcggaaaataaaagataagataacaattttcataaagatAGTTACCGTCAGCTGGGTTATCCAGAACATTTCGACAGCTTCCAGCAACCGTCCTCTGTCCCTCTGGACAACCACGATCAGGAGGGTTAATCACAGAAATTGGTACGGCTGATATCAATTCGGACCCTTCGTTTAATGGCGCCGGAAACACTGTCCGAAATATGAAAATAGTAATTGAAAATACCACCTCgcggaaaataaaagataagatAACATAACAATTTTAATGAAGATGGATACCTTCATCTGGGATATCCAGAACATCTCGACACTTTTCAGCAAACCACCCCTGTTCATCTGGACAATCACGATCAGAAGAACTAATCGAATAAACTGGTACGGCTGATATCCGTTCGAAGCCTTCGTTTAATGGCGCCGAAGACACTATccgaaatatgaaaataatgattgaaaataccacctcgcggaaaataaaagataagacaacaattttcataaagatgGTTACCGTCAGCTGGGATATGCAGAACATCTAGACACCTTCCAGCAATCCTCCTGTGTCCCTCTGGACAACCACGATCAGAAGGGTTAATCACGGAAACTGGTACGGATAGTGCCCGTTCTAACCGTTCGTTTAATGGCGCCGAAAACACTATCCGAAATATGAAAATAGTGATTGAAAATACCACATCgcggaaaataaaagataagatAACAATTTTCGTAAATATGGTTACCTTCATCTGGGATATGCAGAATATCTCGACACTTTACACCAACCCTCCTCTGTCCCTCTGGACAACCACGTAAAGGAACTCTAATCATACTATTTGATCTGGGTGTTATCCCTAATTTGAACTCTTCGTTTAATGGCGCCGAAGACACTATCCGAAATATGAAAATAGTGATTGAAAATACCACCTCGCGGAAAATAAAAGACAAGataacaattttcataaagatgGTTACCTTCATCTGGGTTATCCGGAACATCTCGACACTTTCCAGCATCCCTCCTCTGTCCCTCTGGACAACCACGATCAGAAGAGTTAATTGTGGAAGATGTAATATTTATCACTTCTGACTCTCCGTTTAATGGCATGGAAGAAACCATCCGAAATATGAAAAGAGTGGCGGTCAAACATATCAATCGTTTCATCTTCTTGCAGAATCTTGTGAAAAAAAGTTTTCACAAGAGCTTCACACGATAGTTCTGCACTTGTTATTGTGGTCCAGCCTTTGTCCAGCTTGACACTGTCGAATAGGGAAGTCTATGATAGAAGTAGGTGCGATGGAAGGACGAATAATATCTCCGTCTTCAGGGTTCTGTACAACAGTTGGTATCGAACAGACTGTCGCGATCAAAACCAGTGAAACAATCGCCAGGAAACAGATAGAACGGCGCATCTTCGAGAAACAACACTGGAAGTTACAATGTCTCCAACTGAAGACACCTCCTTAAATATCCTCCTTTAAATAGTCGTAGTGTCAGTgttttttttccatattttctgGATGCAAACCGGTTTGCGCACCTCGGACGTGTGAGTCATACGTGGATACGCGAAGGTCTTTTGTCGATCGTTGTTGCGGAGATGTTCTTCTATAATATTATGGAAAACTGTTGATAGTCACCGCAGATTAAGGATCGATAAAGCATCGAGAAGTTAagtgtataatatttaaaatagcaTTTAATCTTTTAGATTTCGTTTTGcttgaagaaaatagtatttgagaTAAGATATACGGCTCCGAAAAATATTTCCTTTTTACAATCTGAaccacaaaatagaatatttctatCTTAACAACCTGATCAAAGTAAAATCGCAGATcgacaaaattaaatttttattattcaaaaatacttgacAACTGTCACGAattgttacaatgttacaataaaTCTAAGATCAATgaggtctgtgagaccccacctaactaacgccgggttaaaacAGCCCGGATAcagaatttcattattttacgTCGTCCTGAAGAATATCCTAGCGAGGTTCTGAAGAGATGCTAGTTAGATTCGGACGGCACTTGGAACAAAAATAAACGTCTCGTTAGATATCATTAACCTGTATTAAGGTAATTGTGTTGCaattatattaatgaaaaaatcACGATTTTATTTGGCTACCGCAGTTTATGGAGTTAACATTTAGGCGAGTCATTGGCTGATTTAAATCGATTAGACCTGACTCAACCTAATGTCTAGCAACGCAACAGTCTCTGAAATCGGTACTTTTCTGATTTGATCTCCATAGCTGCGAACGCGATACAGCTTCGCTATAATTACCACCAGATGATCACGAACAATAACAGGTTCTCGTGGGTGTAAAATTTACACAATCGTCTCACGTATGCAGAACTCTCTCGGTCTTCAACCCGAGCCGAAGTTGAAGACAGTTTCGTTAAGTAAGATAGTAAGATCAGTGTAAAAAGAACATATTGATACTCCCCAGGGAGAGATAAaaaggtaattatacagaagttGATCTTCATCACTGATTTTGATCACTTTGAAGTATGTTGCCAAGGTCATAATTCTGAGCAGCTTTAGTGGACATCACTCACTGCGACGAATTCTCTCAAAAAACGTAATGATGGAGATTAGAATGGCGGAATTCGCTGTAGAGGACCCAGCAGTTTGGACAGATATgtacatttcaaggtcatgaaAACCATTGATGAGGAGCCAGcttctacatacatatattaccGTGAAAAGCTCGACATTGACATAAAATGATTCCTGAGACACTGCGATTAAAAATACCACTTCACGGAAGATAAAAGATAAGataacaattttcataaagatgGTTACCTTCAAGTGGGATATCCAGAACCTCTCGACACTTTCCAGCTTCCCTCATCAGTCCCTTCTCACAAACACGATCAGGACCACCAACCACAGCACCACCATAACCACGAAAACCGGCTGGTTTCCCTTGGAACCGCAACCCTTCGTTTAATGGCGTCGGAAACACTATTCGAAATATGAAAATAGTGATTGAAAATACCACCTCgcggaaaataaaagataagataataattttcataaagaTGGTTACCTTCATATGGGTTATTCAGACCATTCCAACACTTTTCAGTATACCACCCCTGATCATCTGGACAACTACGTACAGGAGGTCTAATCATACCATTTGATCTGGGTGTTATCCCTTTGACCCCTTCGTTTAATGGCGTCGGAAACACTATTCGAAATATGAAAATAGTGATTGAAAATACCACCTCgcggaaaataaaagataagataacaattttcataaagatgGTTACCTTGATATGGGTTATTCAGACCATTTCGACACTTTTCAGCATACCACCCCTGTTCATCTGGACAACTACGTACAGGAGCTCTAATCATACCATTTGATCTGGGTGTTCTCCCTTTGAACCCTTCGTTTAATGGCGTCGGAAACACTATTCGAAATATGAAAATAGTGATTGAAAATACCACCTTgcggaaaataaaagataagataacaattttcataaagatgGTTACCTTCATCTGGGATATGCAGAACCTCTCGACACTTTTCACCATGCATCATCAGTCCCTCTGGACAACGACGAACTGCTGCGATTACTCCCCGTTCTAACCGTTCGTTTAATGGCGCCGAAAACACTATCCGAAATATGAAAATAGTGATTGAAAATACCACCTCgcggaaaataaaagataagataacaattttcataaagatgGTTACCTTCATCTGGGTTATCCAAAACATCTCGACACTTTCCAGCATCCCTCCTCTGTCCCTCTGGACAACCATGATCAGAAGAGTTAATTGTGGAAGATGTAATATTTATCACTTCTGACTCTCCGTTTAATGGCATGGAAGAAACGATCCGAAATATGAAAAGAGTGGCTGTCAAACATATCAATCGTTTCATCTTCTTGCAGAATCTTGTGAAAAAAAGTTTTCACAAGAGCTTTACACGATAGTTTTGCACTTGTTATTGTGGTCCAGCCTTTGTCCAGCTTGACACTGTCGAATAGGGAAGTCTATGATAGACGTAGGTGCGATGGAAGGACGAATAATATCTCCGTCTTCAGGGTTCTGTACAACAGTTGGTATCGAACAGACGGTCGCGATCAAAACCAGTGAAACAATCGCCAGGAAACAGATAGAACGACGCATCTTCGAGAAACAACACTGGAAGTTACAATGTCTCCAACTGAAGACACCTCCTTAATCCTCCTTTAAATAGTCGTATTGTCAGtgtttttttccatattttctgGAAGCAAACCGGTTTGCGCACCTCGGACGTGTGAGTCATAAGTGCATACGCGAAGGTCTTTTGTCGATCATTGTTGCGGAGATGTTCTTCTATAATATTATGGAAAATTGTTGATAATCGCCGCAGATTAAGGATCGATAAAGCATCGAGAAGTTAAGtgtataatatttcaaataGCATTTAATCTTTTAGATTTCGTTTTGCTTGAAGAGAATAGTATTTGAGATAAGATATACGGCTCCGAAAAATATTTCCTTTTTACAATCTGAaccacaaaatagaatatttctatCTTAACAACCTGATCAAAGTAAAATCGCAGAtcgacgaaattaaatttttattattcaaaaatacttgacAACTGTCACGCattgttacaatgttacaataaatctaaaatcaatgaggtctgtgagaccccacctaactaacgccgggttaaaacAGCCCGGATAcagaatttcattattttacgTCGTCCTGAAGAATATCCTTGCGAGGTTCTGGAGAGATGCTAGTAAGATTCGGGCGGCGCTTGAAACGTCTCGTTAGATATCATTAACCTGTATTAAGGTAATTGTGTTGCaattatattaatgaaaaaatcACGATTTTATTTGGCTACCGTAGAGTTAACATTTAGCCGGGTCATTGGCTGATCTAAATCGATTAGACCTGACTCAACCTAATGTCTAGCAACGCAACAGTCTCTGAAATCGGTACTTTTCTGATTTGATCTCCATAGCTGCGAACGCGATACAGCTTCGCTATAATTACCACCAGATGATCACGAACAATAACAGGTTCTCGTGGGTGTAAAATTTACACAATCCTCTCACGTATGCAGAACTCTCTCGGTCTTCAACCCGAGCCGAAGTTGAAGACAGTTTCGTTAAGTAAGATAGTAAGATCAGTTTAAAAGAACATATTGATACACCCCAGGCAAAGATAAAAAGGTAATTATAGAAGTTGATCTTCATCGCTGATTTTAATCACTTTGAGGTATGTTGTCAAGGTTATCACTCTGAGCAGCTTTAGTGGACACCACCCTCTACAACGAATTCTCTCAAAAAACGTAATGATTACAGATTAGAATGGCGGAGTTCGCTGTAGAGGACCCAGCAGTTTGGGCAgatatatttcaaggtcatgaaAACCATTGATGAGGAGCCAGCTTCTACATATATTACCGTGAAAAGCTCGACATTGACATAAAATGATTCCTGAGACACTGCGATTAAAAATACCACTTCACGGAAGATAAAAGATAAGataacaattttcataaaaatggttACTTTCAAATGGGATATCCAGAACCTCTCGACACTTTCCAGCATCCCTCTTCAGTCCCTCCTGACAATCACGATCAGGAACAATAACGATACCACTATACCCTGCGGACGCTCCGTTTAATGGCGTCGGAAACACTATTCGAAATATGAAAATAGTGcgacgagaaaaataattaccattctatgAAAATAGTGATTGAAAATACCACCTCgcggaaaataaaagataagataataattttcataaagaTGGTTACCTTCATATGGGTTATTCAGACCATTTCGACACTTTTCAGCATACCACCCCTGTTCATCTGGACAACTACGTACAGGAGGTCTAATCATACCATTTAATCTGGATGTTATCCCATTGAACCCTTCGTTTAATGGCGTGGGAAACACTATTCGAAATATGAAAATAGTGATAGAAAATACCACCTCgcggaaaataaaagataagataacaattttcataaagatgGTTACCTTGATATGGGTTATTCAGACCATTTCGACACTTTTCAGCATACCACCCCTGTTCATCCGGACAACTACGTACAGGAGGTCTAATCATACCATTTAATCTGGATGTTATCCCATTGAACCCTTCGTTTAATGGCGTCGGAAACACTATTCGAAATATGAAAATAGTGATTGAAAATACCACCTCgcggaaaataaaagataagataacaattttcataaagatgGTTACCTTTATATGGGTTATTCAGACCATTTCGACACTTTTCAGCATACCACCCCTGTTCATCTGGACAACTACGTACAGGAGGTCTAATCATACCATTTAATCTGGATGTTATCCCATTGAACCCTTCGTTTAATGGCGTCGGAAACACTATTCGAAATATGAAAATAGTGATAGAAAATACCACCTCgcggaaaataaaagataagataacaattttcataaagatgGTTACCTTTATATGGGTTATTCAGACCATTTCGACACTTTTCAGCATACCACCCCTGTTCATCTGGACAACTACGTACAGGAGCTCTAATCATACCATTTGATCTGGATGTTATCCCATTGAACCCTTCGTTTAATGGCGTCGGAAACACTATTCGAAATATGAAAATAGTGATTGAACATAGCACCTCgcggaaaataaaagataagataacaattttcataaagatgGTTACCTTGATATGGGTTATTCAGACCATTCCGACACTTTTCAGCATACCACCCCTGTTCATCTGGACAACTACGTACAGGAGCTCTAATCATACCATTTAATCTGGATGTTATCCCATTGAACCCTTCGTTTAATGGTGTCGGAAACACTATTGGAAATATGAAAATAGTGATTGAAAATACCACCTCgcggaaaataaaagataagataacaattttcataaagatgGTTACCTTTATATGGGTTATTCAGACCATTTCGACACTTTTCAGCATACCACCCCTGTTCATCTGGACAACTACGTACAGGAGGTCTAATCATACCATTTAATCTGGATGTTATCCCATTGAACCCTTCGTTTAATGGCGTCGGAAACACTATTCGAAATATGAAAATAGTGATAGAAAATACCACCTCgcggaaaataaaagataagataacaattttcataaagatgGTTACCTTGATATGGGTTATTCAGACCATTCCGACACTTTTCAGCATACCACCCCTGTTCATCTGGACAACTACGTACAGGAGCTCTAATCATACCATTTGATCTGGGTGTTCTCCCTTTGAACCCTTCGTTTAATGGCGTCGGAAACACTATTCGAAATATGAAAGTAGTGATGGAAATACCACCTCgcggaaaataaaagataagataacaattttcataaagatgGTTACCTTCATCTGGGATATGCAGAACCTCTCGACACTTTCCACCATCATCCCTCATCAGTCCCTCTGGACAATCACGAACTGCTTCGACTACTGCCCGTTCTAACCGTTCGTTTAATGGCGCCGAAAACACTATCCGAAATATGGAAATAGTGATTGAAAATACCACCTCGCGGAAAATAAAAGACAAGataacaattttcataaagatgGTTACCTTCATCTGGGTTATCCAGAACATCTCGACACTTTCCAGCATCCATCATCTGTCCCTCTGGACAACCACGACCAGGAGAGTTAATCGTGGAAGATGCAATATTTTTCACTTCTGACTCTCCGTTTAATGGCAAGGAAAAAACGATCCGAAATATGAAAAGAGCGGCTGTCAAACATATCAATCGTTTCATCTTCTTGCAGAATCTTGTGAAAAAAAGTTTTCACAAGAGCTTTACACGATAGGTCTGCACTTGTTATTGTGATCTAGCCTCTGTCCAGATTGACACTGTCGAATAGGGAAGTCTATGTTAGACGTAGGTGCGGTGGAAGGGTGAATAATATCTCCATCTTCAGGGTTCTGTCCAACAGTTGGTATCGAACAGACGGTCGCGATCAAAACTAGTTAAACAATCGCCAGGAAACAGATAGAACGACTCATTCGAGAAAAAACACTGGACCTTACAATGTCTCCAACTGAAAACACCTCCTTGAAAATCCTCCTTTAAATGGTTGTAATGTCAAAGTgctttttccatattttctGGCAGCAAACCGGTTTGCACACCTCGGACGTGTGAGTCATAAGCGGATACGCGAAGGTCTTTTGACGATCATTGTTGCGGAGATGTTCTTCTATAATATTATGGAAAACTGTTGATA
This window of the Lasioglossum baleicum chromosome 20, iyLasBale1, whole genome shotgun sequence genome carries:
- the LOC143218761 gene encoding uncharacterized protein LOC143218761 isoform X2 codes for the protein MKRLICLTATLFIFRMVSSMPLNGESEVINITSSTINSSDRGCPEGQRRDAGKCRDVPDNPDEVSSAPLNEEFKLGITPRSNSMIRVPLRGCPEGQRRVGVKCRDILHIPDEVFSAPLNERLERALSVPVSVINPSDRGCPEGHRRIAGRCLDVLHIPADVFPAPLNEGSELISAVPISVINPPDRGCPEGQRTVAGSCRNVLDNPADVSSASEMKVPSYLFNPPDRDCQEGLKRDAGKCREVLDIPLEVPSESN
- the LOC143218761 gene encoding uncharacterized protein LOC143218761 isoform X1; its protein translation is MKRLICLTATLFIFRMVSSMPLNGESEVINITSSTINSSDRGCPEGQRRDAGKCRDVPDNPDEVSSAPLNEEFKLGITPRSNSMIRVPLRGCPEGQRRVGVKCRDILHIPDEVFSAPLNERLERALSVPVSVINPSDRGCPEGHRRIAGRCLDVLHIPADVSSAPLNEGFERISAVPVYSISSSDRDCPDEQGWFAEKCRDVLDIPDEVFPAPLNEGSELISAVPISVINPPDRGCPEGQRTVAGSCRNVLDNPADVSSASEMKVPSYLFNPPDRDCQEGLKRDAGKCREVLDIPLEVPSESN
- the LOC143218752 gene encoding uncharacterized protein LOC143218752 isoform X3; translation: MKRLICLTAALFIFRIVFSLPLNGESEVKNIASSTINSPGRGCPEGQMMDAGKCRDVLDNPDEVFSAPLNERLERAVVEAVRDCPEGLMRDDGGKCREVLHIPDEGNHLYENCYLIFYFPRGGISITTFIFRIVFPTPLNEGFKGRTPRSNGMIRAPVRSCPDEQGWYAEKCRNGLNNPYQVFPTPLNEGFNGITSRLNGMIRPPVRSCPDEQGWYAEKCRNGLNNPYKVFPTPLNEGFNGITSRSNGMIRAPVRSCPDEQGWYAEKCRNGLNNPYKVFPTPLNEGFNGITSRLNGMIRPPVRSCPDEQGWYAEKCRNGLNNPYKVFPTPLNEGFNGITSRLNGMIRPPVRSCPDEQGWYAEKCRNGLNNPYQVFPTPLNEGFNGITSRLNGMIRPPVRSCPDEQGWYAEKCRNGLNNPYEVFPTPLNEGFKGRTPRSNGMIRAPVRSCPDEQGWYAEKCRNGLNNPYQVFPTPLNEGVKGITPRSNGMIRPPVRSCPDDQGWYTEKCWNGLNNPYEVFPTPLNEGLRFQGKPAGFRGYGGAVVGGPDRVCEKGLMREAGKCREVLDIPLEVPSESN
- the LOC143218752 gene encoding uncharacterized protein LOC143218752 isoform X2; translated protein: MKRLICLTAALFIFRIVFSLPLNGESEVKNIASSTINSPGRGCPEGQMMDAGKCRDVLDNPDEVFSAPLNERLERAVVEAVRDCPEGLMRDDGGKCREVLHIPDEVFPTPLNEGFKGRTPRSNGMIRAPVRSCPDEQGWYAEKCRNGLNNPYQVFPTPLNEGFNGITSRLNGMIRPPVRSCPDEQGWYAEKCRNGLNNPYKVFPTPLNEGFNGITSRLNGMIRAPVRSCPDEQGWYAEKCRNGLNNPYQVFPTPLNEGFNGITSRSNGMIRAPVRSCPDEQGWYAEKCRNGLNNPYKVFPTPLNEGFNGITSRLNGMIRPPVRSCPDEQGWYAEKCRNGLNNPYKVFPTPLNEGFNGITSRLNGMIRPPVRSCPDEQGWYAEKCRNGLNNPYQVFPTPLNEGFNGITSRLNGMIRPPVRSCPDEQGWYAEKCRNGLNNPYEVFPTPLNEGFKGRTPRSNGMIRAPVRSCPDEQGWYAEKCRNGLNNPYQVFPTPLNEGVKGITPRSNGMIRPPVRSCPDDQGWYTEKCWNGLNNPYEVFPTPLNEGLRFQGKPAGFRGYGGAVVGGPDRVCEKGLMREAGKCREVLDIPLEVPSESN
- the LOC143218752 gene encoding uncharacterized protein LOC143218752 isoform X1, whose amino-acid sequence is MKRLICLTAALFIFRIVFSLPLNGESEVKNIASSTINSPGRGCPEGQMMDAGKCRDVLDNPDEVFSAPLNERLERAVVEAVRDCPEGLMRDDGGKCREVLHIPDEGNHLYENCYLIFYFPRGGISITTFIFRIVFPTPLNEGFKGRTPRSNGMIRAPVRSCPDEQGWYAEKCRNGLNNPYQVFPTPLNEGFNGITSRLNGMIRPPVRSCPDEQGWYAEKCRNGLNNPYKVFPTPLNEGFNGITSRLNGMIRAPVRSCPDEQGWYAEKCRNGLNNPYQVFPTPLNEGFNGITSRSNGMIRAPVRSCPDEQGWYAEKCRNGLNNPYKVFPTPLNEGFNGITSRLNGMIRPPVRSCPDEQGWYAEKCRNGLNNPYKVFPTPLNEGFNGITSRLNGMIRPPVRSCPDEQGWYAEKCRNGLNNPYQVFPTPLNEGFNGITSRLNGMIRPPVRSCPDEQGWYAEKCRNGLNNPYEVFPTPLNEGFKGRTPRSNGMIRAPVRSCPDEQGWYAEKCRNGLNNPYQVFPTPLNEGVKGITPRSNGMIRPPVRSCPDDQGWYTEKCWNGLNNPYEVFPTPLNEGLRFQGKPAGFRGYGGAVVGGPDRVCEKGLMREAGKCREVLDIPLEVPSESN
- the LOC143218752 gene encoding uncharacterized protein LOC143218752 isoform X5 codes for the protein MKRLICLTAALFIFRIVFSLPLNGESEVKNIASSTINSPGRGCPEGQMMDAGKCRDVLDNPDEVFSAPLNERLERAVVEAVRDCPEGLMRDDGGKCREVLHIPDEGNHLYENCYLIFYFPRGGISITTFIFRIVFPTPLNEGFKGRTPRSNGMIRAPVRSCPDEQGWYAEKCRNGLNNPYQVFPTPLNEGFNGITSRLNGMIRPPVRSCPDEQGWYAEKCRNGLNNPYKVFPTPLNEGFNGITSRLNGMIRAPVRSCPDEQGWYAEKCRNGLNNPYQVFPTPLNEGFNGITSRSNGMIRAPVRSCPDEQGWYAEKCRNGLNNPYKVFPTPLNEGFNGITSRLNGMIRPPVRSCPDEQGWYAEKCRNGLNNPYKVFPTPLNEGFNGITSRLNGMIRPPVRSCPDEQGWYAEKCRNGLNNPYQVFPTPLNEGFNGITSRLNGMIRPPVRSCPDEQGWYAEKCRNGLNNPYEVFPTPLNGASAGYSGIVIVPDRDCQEGLKRDAGKCREVLDIPFES
- the LOC143218752 gene encoding uncharacterized protein LOC143218752 isoform X4 — its product is MKRLICLTAALFIFRIVFSLPLNGESEVKNIASSTINSPGRGCPEGQMMDAGKCRDVLDNPDEVFSAPLNERLERAVVEAVRDCPEGLMRDDGGKCREVLHIPDEGNHLYENCYLIFYFPRGGISITTFIFRIVFPTPLNEGFKGRTPRSNGMIRAPVRSCPDEQGWYAEKCRNGLNNPYQVFPTPLNEGFNGITSRLNGMIRPPVRSCPDEQGWYAEKCRNGLNNPYKVFPTPLNEGFNGITSRLNGMIRAPVRSCPDEQGWYAEKCRNGLNNPYQVFPTPLNEGFNGITSRSNGMIRAPVRSCPDEQGWYAEKCRNGLNNPYKVFPTPLNEGFNGITSRLNGMIRPPVRSCPDEQGWYAEKCRNGLNNPYKVFPTPLNEGFNGITSRLNGMIRPPVRSCPDEQGWYAEKCRNGLNNPYQVFPTPLNEGFNGITSRLNGMIRPPVRSCPDEQGWYAEKCRNGLNNPYEVFPTPLNGASAGYSGIVIVPDRDCQEGLKRDAGKCREVLDIPFESNHFYENCYLIFYLP
- the LOC143218752 gene encoding uncharacterized protein LOC143218752 isoform X6, which gives rise to MKRLICLTAALFIFRIVFSLPLNGESEVKNIASSTINSPGRGCPEGQMMDAGKCRDVLDNPDEVFSAPLNERLERAVVEAVRDCPEGLMRDDGGKCREVLHIPDEGNHLYENCYLIFYFPRGGISITTFIFRIVFPTPLNEGFKGRTPRSNGMIRAPVRSCPDEQGWYAEKCRNGLNNPYQVFPTPLNEGFNGITSRLNGMIRPPVRSCPDEQGWYAEKCRNGLNNPYKVFPTPLNEGFNGITSRLNGMIRAPVRSCPDEQGWYAEKCRNGLNNPYQVFPTPLNEGFNGITSRSNGMIRAPVRSCPDEQGWYAEKCRNGLNNPYKVFPTPLNEGFNGITSRLNGMIRPPVRSCPDEQGWYAEKCRNGLNNPYKVFPTPLNEGFNGITSRLNGMIRPPVRSCPDEQGWYAEKCRNGLNNPYQVFPTPLNGASAGYSGIVIVPDRDCQEGLKRDAGKCREVLDIPFESNHFYENCYLIFYLP